The proteins below are encoded in one region of Apium graveolens cultivar Ventura chromosome 4, ASM990537v1, whole genome shotgun sequence:
- the LOC141719936 gene encoding uncharacterized protein LOC141719936: MAYGTEALILVEVGLKSYRTEAYNIEANSFGLRANVDLLEEEREASPQRNMKYLLQAALHYDSNIKKRSFGVGDLVLRELAASMPTKQGKLQPNWEGPYKVIEVVHPGTYKLETLLGEAIKNTWHTIIFESFISRKFIKKLSLHLNFI; this comes from the coding sequence ATGGCCTATGGAACCGAAGCCCTGATCCTAGTCGAAGTAGGCTTGAAATCATACCGAACTGAGGCCTACAATATAGAAGCCAATAGCTTTGGTCTAAGGGCGAACGTAGATTTATTGGAGGAAGAAAGAGAAGCTTCCCCCCAAAGGAACATGAAATACTTGCTACAAGCGGCACTACATTATGACTCCAACATCAAGAAGAGGTCTTTCGGAGTCGGAGACCTAGTCCTAAGGGAGCTGGCTGCATCTATGCCAACCAAACAAGGAAAGCTTCAGCCTAACTGGGAAGGGCCCTATAAGGTGATCGAGGTCGTTCATCCCGGAACATACAAGCTTGAAACACTATTAGGCGAAGCAATCAAAAACACCTGGCATACAATCATCTTCGAAAGTTTTATCAGTAGGAAATTTATTAAAAAGTTAAGTTTGCACTTGAATTTTATATGA